A section of the Sphingomonas ginsenosidivorax genome encodes:
- a CDS encoding type II secretion system F family protein, with amino-acid sequence MGETPGPTIMGIDVLWVATLLAGVAAFAVMLAIYAVMTVRDPMAKRVKALNDRREQLKAGITASTKRRAKLVQRNDTADKMRTVLSSLKVLQDSQLKVVQTKLMQAGIRSKEWAPAVIFGRLVLPIVIGGAMLYWVYGTDGFATWGPLKKYGLVAMSFIMSYKAPDLYLDNKINKRSDAIRKGLPDALDLLVICAEAGLTVDAAFHRVARELGRAYPELGEEFTLTGIELGFLTERRQAFENLASRVKLDAVKGVVTTMVQTEKYGTPLASALRVLSGEFRNERMMRAEEKAARLPAIMTVPLILFILPVLFVVILGPAACSISDALLKG; translated from the coding sequence ATGGGCGAGACCCCCGGACCTACCATCATGGGAATCGACGTCCTGTGGGTCGCGACGCTGCTGGCCGGCGTCGCTGCCTTCGCGGTGATGCTCGCCATCTATGCGGTGATGACCGTGCGCGACCCGATGGCGAAGCGCGTCAAGGCGCTCAACGACCGGCGCGAACAGCTGAAGGCGGGCATCACCGCCTCGACCAAGCGGCGTGCCAAGCTTGTCCAGCGCAACGACACCGCGGACAAGATGCGCACGGTCCTGTCGTCGCTGAAGGTGCTGCAGGACAGCCAGCTGAAGGTCGTGCAGACCAAGCTGATGCAGGCCGGCATCCGGTCGAAGGAATGGGCACCCGCAGTCATCTTCGGCCGGCTCGTGCTGCCGATCGTGATCGGCGGCGCGATGCTCTACTGGGTCTATGGCACCGACGGCTTCGCGACCTGGGGGCCGCTCAAGAAATACGGGCTCGTCGCGATGAGCTTCATCATGAGCTACAAGGCGCCCGACCTGTATCTCGACAACAAGATCAACAAGCGCTCCGACGCGATCCGCAAGGGGCTGCCGGACGCGCTCGACCTGCTGGTGATCTGCGCCGAGGCGGGTCTGACCGTCGACGCCGCATTCCACCGCGTCGCGCGCGAACTGGGCCGCGCCTATCCCGAGCTGGGCGAGGAGTTCACGCTGACCGGGATCGAGCTGGGCTTCCTGACCGAGCGTCGCCAGGCGTTCGAGAACCTCGCGTCGCGCGTGAAGCTGGACGCCGTGAAGGGCGTCGTCACGACGATGGTCCAGACCGAGAAATACGGCACGCCGCTCGCGTCGGCGCTGCGCGTGCTGTCGGGCGAATTCCGCAACGAACGCATGATGCGCGCCGAGGAAAAGGCCGCGCGCCTACCTGCCATCATGACCGTACCGCTCATCCTGTTCATTCTGCCGGTGCTGTTCGTGGTCATCCTCGGCCCCGCGGCCTGCTCGATCTCGGATGCGCTGCTGAAAGGCTGA
- a CDS encoding type II secretion system F family protein, producing the protein MQMMPLMFVLIGACVVLGMIAFAFAGPSSAKTQTRRVASLRERHGDALVVAEAQMRRIANKRDTKMDLAFGRILPNPVLLAKRLAMTGKTWTVGQYGMATGIVALVVAVLLLLKGMPLLLALFVGLFLGVGIPHYVVGRTIKKRIGKFTAKFPDAIELLVRGLRSGLPITETIGVVGHELDGPIGEEFRAVSDKMKIGRTMDAALQETADRLGTPEFQFFVITIAIQRETGGNLAETLANLATVLRLRGQMRLKIKAMSSESKASAYIIGALPFIVFGLIWFINGTYMQRFFTDERLMMIGGGGMIWMAIGAFIMSKMINFEI; encoded by the coding sequence ATGCAGATGATGCCGCTGATGTTCGTCCTGATCGGCGCCTGCGTGGTGCTGGGGATGATTGCGTTCGCCTTTGCCGGGCCGTCGAGCGCGAAGACGCAGACGCGTCGCGTCGCGTCGCTGCGCGAGCGTCACGGCGATGCGCTGGTCGTTGCCGAAGCGCAGATGCGGCGCATCGCGAACAAGCGCGACACCAAGATGGACCTCGCCTTCGGTCGGATCCTGCCGAACCCGGTCCTGCTCGCCAAGCGGCTGGCGATGACGGGAAAGACCTGGACCGTCGGCCAGTACGGCATGGCAACGGGCATCGTCGCGCTGGTCGTCGCGGTACTGTTGTTGCTGAAGGGCATGCCGCTGCTGCTCGCGCTGTTCGTCGGGCTGTTCCTCGGCGTCGGGATTCCACATTACGTCGTGGGTCGCACGATCAAGAAGCGCATCGGCAAGTTCACCGCGAAGTTTCCCGACGCGATCGAACTGCTGGTCCGCGGCCTGCGCTCCGGCCTGCCGATCACCGAGACGATCGGCGTCGTCGGTCACGAACTCGACGGCCCGATCGGTGAGGAATTCCGGGCGGTCAGTGACAAGATGAAGATCGGCCGGACGATGGACGCTGCGCTGCAGGAAACCGCGGACCGGCTGGGCACGCCCGAATTCCAGTTTTTCGTCATCACCATCGCGATCCAGCGCGAGACCGGCGGCAACCTGGCCGAGACGCTCGCCAACCTGGCGACCGTGCTGCGCCTGCGCGGCCAGATGCGGTTGAAGATCAAGGCGATGTCGTCGGAATCCAAGGCGTCTGCCTATATCATCGGCGCGCTGCCGTTCATCGTGTTCGGGCTGATCTGGTTCATCAACGGCACGTACATGCAGCGATTCTTCACCGACGAGCGGCTGATGATGATCGGCGGCGGCGGCATGATCTGGATGGCGATCGGCGCCTTCATCATGTCCAAGATGATCAACTTCGAGATCTAG
- a CDS encoding AAA family ATPase: MNAPWKPSSIAHRDPFTAYVCDETTAETLRPIATELGWSIDKIYKGGLRNAIQSLSVSASPQILFVDLAESGDPLNDINALAEVCEPGTVVIAAGQVNDVRLYRDLVASGIQDYLLKPLQPDMLREAFGHAQTMLNAPKHVEAAVDRQHCSIAVVGARGGVGASTIATSIAWLLADKEKRSTALLDLDVHFGTGALSLDLEPGRGLIDAIDNPSRIDGLFIERAMVKASDKLSVLSAEAPINTPLITDGAAFYQLQEEMRAAFECTIVDLPRNMLVQHSHLVTDVQIAVIVTELTLAAARDTIRLLSWMKANASQAHVFVIANRMHAGGQLEINRKDFEGSIERKLDYIVPFDQKLAAQAAKLGKPLVEAGKNSKTVAPIVSLVGEIATSVDEGAADAAPKPRKGSSLIGKFGELKGLIPKRAAKTK; this comes from the coding sequence ATGAACGCACCCTGGAAGCCATCAAGCATCGCACACCGCGATCCCTTCACCGCCTATGTCTGCGACGAGACGACCGCGGAGACGCTGCGGCCGATCGCGACCGAGCTCGGCTGGTCGATCGACAAGATCTACAAGGGTGGCCTGCGCAACGCGATCCAGTCGCTGTCGGTCTCGGCGAGCCCGCAGATACTGTTCGTCGATCTCGCCGAATCGGGCGACCCGCTGAACGACATTAACGCGCTCGCCGAAGTGTGCGAGCCCGGCACCGTCGTGATCGCCGCGGGGCAGGTCAATGATGTCCGGCTGTACCGCGACCTGGTCGCCAGCGGCATCCAGGACTATCTGCTCAAGCCGCTCCAGCCCGACATGCTGCGCGAGGCCTTCGGCCATGCGCAGACGATGCTGAACGCCCCCAAGCATGTCGAGGCGGCGGTCGATCGGCAGCATTGCTCGATCGCGGTCGTCGGCGCCCGCGGCGGTGTCGGCGCATCAACGATCGCCACATCCATAGCCTGGCTCCTCGCCGACAAGGAGAAGCGGTCGACCGCGCTGCTCGACCTCGACGTACATTTTGGCACGGGCGCACTGAGCCTGGATCTCGAACCCGGGCGCGGCTTGATCGACGCGATCGACAATCCCAGCCGCATCGACGGACTGTTCATCGAGCGCGCGATGGTCAAGGCGTCGGACAAGCTGTCGGTGCTGAGCGCCGAGGCCCCGATCAACACCCCGCTGATCACCGACGGCGCCGCCTTCTACCAGCTGCAGGAGGAGATGCGCGCCGCGTTCGAGTGCACGATCGTCGACCTGCCGCGCAACATGCTGGTCCAGCATTCGCATCTGGTCACGGACGTCCAGATCGCGGTGATCGTCACCGAACTGACGCTGGCCGCGGCGCGCGACACGATCCGCCTGCTGTCGTGGATGAAGGCGAACGCGTCGCAGGCGCACGTGTTCGTCATCGCCAACCGCATGCATGCCGGCGGACAGCTCGAGATCAATCGCAAGGATTTCGAGGGGTCGATCGAACGCAAGCTCGATTACATCGTACCGTTCGACCAGAAGCTGGCAGCGCAGGCGGCCAAGCTGGGCAAGCCGCTGGTCGAGGCCGGCAAGAACAGCAAGACCGTCGCGCCGATCGTCTCGCTCGTCGGCGAGATCGCGACCTCGGTCGACGAAGGCGCTGCCGACGCCGCGCCGAAGCCGCGCAAGGGGTCTTCGCTGATCGGCAAGTTCGGCGAGCTGAAGGGCCTCATCCCGAAGCGCGCGGCGAAGACGAAATGA
- a CDS encoding CpaD family pilus assembly protein: protein MITKTILLASLAPALLLGGCMGTQNQGLESVHQPVVAQTDYAFDVATSGGALAAGEDRRLAGWMATMRLGYGDRVAIDDPSPYGNQARAQVAGLVASYGLLLSDDAPVTPAPVTAGTIRIVVSRMRASVPGCPDWSLDSSNDFNSNTSSNYGCATNVNLAAMVANPADLVRGAVANETNDAAASYKAIDTYRKKAPTGAAGLTAAGTGAK from the coding sequence ATGATCACCAAGACCATCCTGCTCGCCTCGCTTGCACCCGCCCTGCTGCTCGGCGGGTGCATGGGGACGCAGAACCAGGGCCTCGAATCGGTGCACCAGCCGGTCGTCGCGCAGACCGACTATGCGTTCGACGTGGCGACGTCGGGCGGCGCGCTCGCCGCTGGCGAAGACCGTCGGCTGGCCGGCTGGATGGCAACGATGCGGCTCGGCTATGGCGACCGCGTCGCGATCGACGATCCCTCGCCCTATGGCAACCAGGCGCGTGCGCAGGTCGCCGGGCTCGTCGCCAGCTACGGCCTGTTGCTGAGCGACGACGCACCGGTCACCCCTGCCCCGGTCACCGCGGGGACGATCCGCATCGTGGTCAGCCGGATGCGCGCGAGCGTGCCGGGATGCCCCGACTGGTCGCTCGATTCGAGCAACGATTTCAATTCCAACACCTCGTCCAACTATGGCTGCGCGACCAACGTCAACCTGGCGGCGATGGTCGCCAATCCGGCGGACCTGGTGCGCGGCGCGGTCGCCAACGAGACCAACGACGCCGCCGCTTCGTACAAGGCGATCGACACCTATCGCAAGAAGGCGCCGACCGGCGCAGCTGGCCTCACGGCCGCGGGCACGGGAGCAAAGTAA
- a CDS encoding type II and III secretion system protein family protein — MRISMMPIGWPLAAALAAASAAPSAPAAAQRTTVAPAGVVQVNIGRGRLVTLARPMSDLFVADDSIADVQVRSPTQLYIFGKKTGETTISATTKSGAVVYGSTVRVGNNLDSISQMLGLAMPEAHVVATPMNGLVLLTGTVAAPEDAAEAERLVQAYVGDATKVLSRLKTATPLQVNLQVRIAEVSRQFVKNIGVNVQSFDGTGGFKFGLGQGRGAGTQYAPKSGPATNSGLFTGGTQASTGSSLLTQVANGTTFGLAGKLLGLDLLGAIDLGETTGQVTTLANPNLTALSGETGTFLAGGEIPIPLSQGLGAVSVEFKQYGVGLAYTPTVLSDGRISLRVRPEVSQLDYSNAVTLNGTRVPGLTTRRTETTVELGSGQSMMISGLLSNSNNNSFQKTPGLANLPIIGALFRSNGFQRNETELVVIITPYLVKPVNNARDIALPTDGARAPSDIDRVLLGTLSGRGGGPRPVPTVAPSPYATPSVGAVAPVLPAPQPDLRRDKADARSTKSTKGIVPAPGFSN; from the coding sequence ATGCGCATTTCGATGATGCCGATCGGCTGGCCGCTGGCCGCCGCCCTGGCCGCGGCGAGCGCCGCACCCTCCGCCCCCGCTGCCGCACAGCGGACCACCGTGGCGCCCGCGGGTGTCGTCCAGGTCAATATCGGCCGCGGTCGGCTGGTGACGCTGGCACGGCCGATGAGCGACCTGTTCGTCGCCGACGATTCGATCGCCGACGTCCAGGTCCGCTCCCCCACCCAGCTCTACATCTTCGGCAAGAAGACCGGCGAGACGACGATCTCGGCGACGACCAAGTCGGGCGCCGTTGTCTATGGCAGCACGGTCCGGGTCGGGAACAATCTCGATTCGATCTCGCAGATGCTGGGGCTCGCGATGCCCGAGGCGCACGTTGTCGCGACACCGATGAACGGCCTTGTCCTGCTGACCGGAACGGTCGCCGCGCCCGAGGACGCCGCGGAAGCCGAGCGCCTGGTCCAGGCCTATGTCGGCGACGCGACCAAGGTGCTGTCGCGGCTGAAGACCGCGACGCCATTGCAGGTCAACCTGCAGGTCCGGATCGCCGAGGTCAGCCGCCAGTTCGTCAAGAACATCGGCGTCAACGTGCAGTCGTTCGACGGCACCGGCGGCTTCAAGTTCGGGTTAGGCCAGGGACGCGGAGCCGGTACGCAATACGCACCCAAGAGTGGCCCCGCCACCAATTCCGGCCTCTTCACCGGGGGCACGCAAGCGTCGACCGGGAGCAGTCTGCTGACGCAGGTTGCGAACGGCACCACCTTCGGTCTGGCCGGCAAGCTTCTCGGCCTCGACCTGCTGGGCGCGATCGATCTCGGCGAGACGACCGGCCAGGTCACGACGCTCGCCAACCCGAACCTGACCGCGTTGTCGGGCGAGACGGGTACGTTCCTCGCCGGTGGCGAAATCCCGATCCCGCTCTCGCAGGGGCTGGGTGCGGTTTCGGTGGAGTTCAAGCAGTACGGTGTGGGCCTGGCCTATACGCCGACCGTGCTGTCCGACGGCCGCATCTCGCTGCGGGTCCGCCCGGAGGTATCGCAGCTCGATTACTCGAATGCGGTGACGCTCAACGGCACGCGCGTTCCCGGCCTGACGACGCGCCGCACCGAAACCACGGTGGAGCTTGGGTCGGGTCAGAGCATGATGATCAGCGGCCTGCTGTCCAACAGCAACAACAACTCGTTCCAGAAGACGCCGGGCCTTGCCAACCTGCCGATCATCGGTGCGCTGTTCCGCTCCAACGGGTTCCAGCGCAACGAGACCGAGCTGGTCGTGATCATCACGCCCTACCTCGTCAAGCCGGTCAACAACGCCCGCGACATCGCGCTGCCGACCGACGGTGCCCGCGCGCCGAGCGATATCGACCGCGTGCTGCTCGGCACGCTCAGCGGCAGGGGGGGCGGTCCGCGCCCGGTGCCGACGGTCGCACCCTCGCCCTATGCCACGCCGTCCGTCGGAGCGGTCGCGCCGGTGCTGCCCGCGCCGCAGCCGGACCTGCGTCGCGACAAGGCGGATGCGCGCTCGACCAAATCGACCAAGGGCATCGTGCCCGCCCCCGGCTTTTCGAACTGA
- the cpaB gene encoding Flp pilus assembly protein CpaB, whose translation MDSRKIVLLVGALIVAAVTAFFARTLIAGSSAPMAGAVVMQAPIDGPEVLVATRALPIGTILDATALKFQPWPKELVDNAYYLKDKTDLQSLLGTVVRSEVTAGQPVTQGALVKPGDRGFLAAALGPGMRAVTVPVSAQAAVAGFVFPGDRIDLMLTQTVPGGGDGEPLKVSETIMRNIRVLATDQRTDNLVGEDGKTQVRTFSNVTVEATPKMAEQIAVAQTLGSLSLSLRSIADNSQELEEAIASGAVKVPNGNDPKAEKAMMLQLASQPSTAKSSFQTGADVSRYQRSTVPGKPAVAAGQGMSGMPIPAAGGAPVVIQGPVVRVARGTTVTAVPVGGKN comes from the coding sequence ATGGATAGTCGCAAGATCGTTTTGCTGGTGGGCGCGCTGATCGTCGCTGCCGTCACGGCATTCTTCGCTCGAACGCTCATTGCGGGCAGTTCGGCGCCGATGGCCGGTGCGGTGGTGATGCAGGCACCGATCGACGGCCCCGAGGTGCTCGTCGCCACGCGCGCGCTGCCGATCGGCACGATCCTCGACGCGACCGCGCTGAAGTTCCAGCCCTGGCCCAAGGAGCTGGTCGACAACGCCTATTACCTCAAGGACAAGACCGACCTGCAGTCGCTGCTGGGGACCGTGGTCCGCAGCGAGGTCACCGCGGGTCAGCCGGTCACGCAGGGCGCGCTGGTCAAGCCCGGCGATCGCGGCTTCCTGGCCGCCGCTCTCGGGCCCGGCATGCGCGCGGTGACGGTGCCGGTGTCGGCCCAGGCCGCGGTCGCGGGCTTCGTGTTCCCGGGCGACCGGATCGACCTGATGCTGACGCAGACGGTTCCCGGCGGGGGCGACGGCGAGCCGCTGAAAGTGTCCGAGACCATCATGCGCAACATCCGCGTGCTCGCGACCGACCAGCGCACCGACAATCTGGTCGGCGAGGACGGCAAGACGCAGGTCCGCACCTTTTCCAACGTGACGGTCGAGGCGACGCCGAAGATGGCCGAGCAGATCGCGGTGGCGCAGACGCTGGGATCGCTGTCGCTGTCGCTGCGCTCGATCGCGGACAATTCGCAGGAACTGGAGGAAGCGATCGCGTCCGGCGCGGTGAAGGTGCCGAACGGCAACGATCCGAAGGCCGAGAAGGCGATGATGCTACAGCTCGCGAGCCAGCCGTCGACGGCGAAGTCGAGCTTCCAGACCGGGGCCGACGTGTCGCGCTACCAGCGCAGCACCGTCCCGGGCAAGCCGGCGGTAGCCGCCGGTCAGGGGATGTCCGGGATGCCGATCCCGGCGGCGGGCGGTGCGCCCGTCGTGATCCAGGGACCCGTCGTGCGCGTCGCGCGCGGCACCACAGTCACCGCCGTTCCGGTCGGGGGGAAGAACTAA
- a CDS encoding A24 family peptidase: MGWDIALPILIFVLGGLLVSAGIEDARTREIANWKTAAVALLAPAWWLANGLHVWPDMAMQVGIALAVFAVFLAIFHFGLMGGGDVKLIVALSLWLPFGAFVSMLMVMSIAGGIVTIVMMIERRLARDNKQIEIPYGVAIAVAGILALREPLLNQFQ; the protein is encoded by the coding sequence ATGGGGTGGGACATTGCTCTTCCAATTTTGATTTTCGTGCTCGGCGGCCTGTTGGTCTCGGCGGGCATCGAGGACGCACGGACGCGCGAGATCGCCAACTGGAAGACCGCGGCGGTCGCGCTACTGGCGCCCGCCTGGTGGTTGGCGAACGGCCTGCACGTCTGGCCCGACATGGCCATGCAGGTCGGTATCGCGCTGGCGGTGTTCGCGGTGTTCCTGGCGATCTTCCATTTCGGATTGATGGGCGGCGGCGACGTGAAGCTGATCGTCGCGCTGTCGTTGTGGCTGCCGTTCGGCGCGTTCGTTTCCATGTTGATGGTGATGTCGATCGCAGGCGGCATAGTCACGATCGTGATGATGATCGAACGCCGGCTCGCGCGCGACAACAAGCAGATCGAGATACCTTACGGAGTCGCCATCGCGGTCGCGGGAATACTCGCCCTTCGCGAACCACTCCTTAACCAGTTCCAGTAG
- a CDS encoding alpha/beta hydrolase translates to MAFEKVTVRATIAPERVRRAIPGDARVTMWAAPDGWPLRRFDWPAVRPRGRLLFQAGRGDIFEKYLESFAHLHAQGWSVTAFDWRGQGGSGRLSADARVGHASDFGVFDDDLAAFWSAWVAEGDGPTAILGHSMGGMLVMRALANRSIRPDAAILVAPMIGLRAPLGAWFGALVARFKIRTGDPARAAWGSNERPATTSSRKSLLTHDDARYDDERWWQAQHPELKLGPPSWAWLSQAFDGALALAADRRIEAVDTPVLMIVAEADRLVDPHAALRLAARLPDAQVVRFGRESAHEVLREADGVRKRAYAAIDAFLDAHCPR, encoded by the coding sequence ATGGCTTTCGAAAAAGTAACCGTCCGCGCGACAATCGCCCCAGAACGGGTGCGTCGCGCGATTCCCGGCGATGCGCGGGTCACGATGTGGGCTGCGCCCGACGGCTGGCCGCTACGTCGCTTCGACTGGCCGGCCGTTCGTCCGCGCGGACGGCTGCTGTTTCAGGCGGGTCGTGGCGACATCTTCGAGAAGTATCTGGAATCCTTCGCGCATCTCCATGCGCAGGGCTGGTCGGTCACGGCGTTCGATTGGCGCGGGCAGGGCGGGTCGGGGCGGCTCTCGGCGGATGCCCGGGTCGGCCATGCGAGCGATTTCGGCGTGTTCGACGACGATCTTGCGGCATTCTGGTCGGCCTGGGTGGCCGAAGGCGACGGCCCGACCGCGATCCTGGGCCATTCGATGGGCGGGATGCTGGTGATGCGCGCGCTGGCGAATCGGTCGATCCGGCCCGACGCCGCGATCCTGGTCGCGCCGATGATCGGCCTGCGCGCGCCGCTGGGGGCGTGGTTCGGCGCATTGGTCGCGCGGTTCAAGATCCGCACCGGCGATCCGGCGCGCGCGGCCTGGGGCAGCAACGAGCGGCCCGCCACGACGTCGTCGCGCAAGAGCCTGCTGACTCACGACGATGCGCGCTACGACGACGAGCGCTGGTGGCAGGCGCAGCATCCGGAGCTGAAGCTCGGGCCGCCGAGCTGGGCGTGGCTGTCGCAGGCGTTCGACGGCGCGCTGGCGTTGGCGGCCGATCGGCGGATCGAAGCGGTCGACACGCCGGTGCTGATGATCGTCGCCGAGGCCGACCGGCTGGTCGATCCCCACGCGGCGCTGCGGCTCGCCGCGAGGCTGCCCGATGCGCAGGTCGTCCGCTTCGGTCGCGAGTCGGCACACGAGGTCCTGCGCGAGGCCGACGGCGTGCGCAAACGCGCCTATGCCGCGATCGACGCGTTCCTGGATGCGCATTGCCCGCGGTGA
- a CDS encoding NAD(P)/FAD-dependent oxidoreductase — MMYDVAIVGAGMAGASLAAAIGPSARVVLLEAESAPGYHATGRSAAFWSETYGGPGIQPLTTASGPLLEAYLTPLGSLHIGRAEDAAKAEAVLRAFADTGVALERVDPAAFVPGLRDAWTIGVLEPSCAYIDVGALHAAEIARARHAGVEIRTDAALRVASRAGDVWTIETAAGTVRSRILVDAAGAWADIVAARAGVRPLGLQAYRRTMVQLRTDPGAPADLPHVVDLSGGFYFKPEPGGRLWLTPHDETETDPCDAAPEDIDVAIAIDRLEGVVDWRVDAVERRWAGLRTFAADRLPVYGFDAATPGFFWYAGQGGFGIQTAPAGALIAAALLLGTAADPAVAGIDFARYSPNRF; from the coding sequence GTGATGTATGACGTCGCGATCGTCGGTGCGGGGATGGCGGGCGCCAGCCTGGCCGCGGCGATCGGACCGTCGGCCCGGGTTGTGTTGCTCGAGGCCGAGTCGGCGCCCGGCTACCACGCCACCGGCCGGTCTGCCGCGTTCTGGTCGGAAACCTATGGCGGCCCCGGGATCCAGCCGCTGACCACCGCGTCGGGGCCGTTGCTGGAGGCGTATCTGACGCCGCTCGGGTCGCTGCATATCGGGCGGGCCGAGGATGCGGCGAAGGCGGAGGCGGTCCTGCGCGCGTTCGCCGATACCGGCGTGGCGCTCGAGCGGGTCGACCCCGCCGCGTTCGTTCCCGGCCTGCGCGATGCGTGGACGATCGGCGTGCTGGAGCCGAGCTGCGCCTATATCGACGTCGGCGCGCTCCACGCCGCCGAGATCGCGCGGGCCCGCCATGCGGGGGTCGAGATTAGGACCGACGCCGCGCTGCGCGTCGCATCGCGCGCGGGCGACGTCTGGACGATCGAGACGGCTGCGGGCACGGTGCGGTCGCGGATCCTGGTCGATGCCGCCGGCGCCTGGGCGGATATCGTCGCGGCGCGCGCAGGCGTCCGCCCGCTCGGGCTGCAGGCCTATCGCCGGACTATGGTGCAGTTGCGGACCGATCCCGGCGCGCCCGCCGACCTGCCGCATGTCGTCGACTTGTCGGGCGGTTTCTACTTCAAGCCCGAACCCGGCGGCCGGCTCTGGCTGACCCCGCATGACGAGACCGAGACCGATCCTTGCGACGCGGCGCCCGAGGACATCGACGTCGCGATCGCGATCGACCGTCTCGAAGGCGTCGTCGACTGGCGCGTCGATGCGGTCGAGCGGCGCTGGGCGGGCCTGCGTACCTTCGCCGCCGACCGGCTGCCGGTGTACGGCTTCGACGCCGCCACGCCCGGCTTCTTCTGGTATGCGGGGCAGGGTGGGTTCGGCATCCAGACCGCCCCCGCCGGCGCGCTGATCGCCGCGGCGCTGCTGCTCGGCACTGCGGCCGATCCCGCCGTCGCCGGAATCGATTTCGCCCGCTATTCACCGAACCGCTTCTAG
- a CDS encoding YegP family protein, whose amino-acid sequence MAHKFVIEQNKKGEYVAKFKYNSEIMFWTEGYSSKAGARNAIDSILKNGPGAPVEED is encoded by the coding sequence ATGGCGCACAAGTTCGTGATCGAGCAGAATAAGAAGGGCGAGTATGTCGCCAAGTTCAAGTATAACAGCGAGATCATGTTCTGGACCGAAGGCTATTCGAGCAAGGCCGGTGCCCGGAATGCAATCGATTCGATCCTGAAGAACGGCCCCGGTGCACCCGTCGAGGAAGACTAG
- the rnhA gene encoding ribonuclease HI has translation MTDEPATKVEIYTDGACKGNPGPGGWGAVIRMGAHEKELSGGDAQTTNNRMEMTAAIEALNALTRPCVVTLYTDSKYVMDGLTKWVKGWQRNGWKTADKKPVKNAELWHALLAAVARHRIEWQWVKGHAGHPENERADRLASDAAVAAGRR, from the coding sequence GTGACCGATGAGCCTGCCACCAAGGTGGAAATCTACACGGACGGCGCCTGCAAGGGCAATCCGGGTCCCGGCGGCTGGGGTGCGGTGATCCGCATGGGCGCGCACGAGAAGGAGCTGTCGGGCGGCGACGCGCAGACGACCAACAACCGGATGGAAATGACCGCGGCGATCGAAGCGCTCAACGCGCTGACGCGGCCGTGCGTCGTGACTCTCTACACCGACAGCAAGTATGTGATGGACGGCCTGACCAAGTGGGTGAAGGGCTGGCAGCGCAACGGCTGGAAGACCGCGGACAAGAAGCCGGTCAAGAATGCCGAGCTGTGGCACGCGCTGCTCGCCGCGGTCGCGCGGCACCGGATCGAATGGCAATGGGTCAAGGGCCATGCCGGCCACCCGGAGAACGAGCGCGCCGATCGGCTCGCGAGCGATGCCGCGGTGGCGGCCGGGCGGCGATAG
- the thrB gene encoding homoserine kinase, which translates to MAVYTAVSAEALGDFLRGFDHGELVSLKGIAEGVENSNYLVDTTTGRFILTLYEKRVSADDLPFFMSVLDHLASDGNPVPRALPDRTGTLIHELCGRPACLIEFLSGVSVSHPTAAQARAAGAAMGAMHESLAGVALERPNTLGPEGWQALLARCGHDLDAIEPGLFARVTQAADDVVAGWPHDLPRAVIHADLFPDNVLMLGDRVSGLIDFYFACTDIRAYDLAIMHTAWAFDARGEAYDAAVGTALIAGYADRHRLSDAERAALPILAQGACLRFLATRAWDWLNTPADALVTRKDPLAYWRRFEAYRQGLFA; encoded by the coding sequence ATGGCGGTCTATACGGCGGTATCGGCCGAGGCGCTGGGCGACTTCCTGCGCGGGTTCGATCACGGCGAACTGGTGTCGCTCAAGGGCATCGCCGAGGGGGTCGAGAACAGCAACTATCTGGTCGACACGACGACCGGGCGGTTCATCCTGACGCTGTACGAGAAGCGCGTCTCGGCGGACGACCTGCCGTTCTTCATGAGCGTGCTCGATCATCTGGCGAGCGACGGCAACCCGGTGCCGCGCGCGCTGCCCGATCGTACGGGCACGCTGATCCACGAGCTGTGCGGGCGCCCGGCGTGCCTGATCGAATTCCTGTCGGGCGTGTCGGTATCGCATCCGACCGCGGCACAGGCGCGCGCCGCGGGGGCGGCGATGGGCGCGATGCACGAGAGCCTCGCCGGGGTCGCGCTCGAGCGGCCGAACACGCTTGGGCCCGAGGGCTGGCAGGCGTTGCTGGCGCGGTGCGGGCATGACCTCGACGCGATCGAGCCGGGGCTGTTCGCGCGGGTGACGCAGGCGGCCGACGACGTCGTCGCAGGCTGGCCCCACGACCTGCCCCGCGCGGTGATCCATGCCGACCTGTTTCCCGACAACGTGCTGATGCTGGGCGACCGTGTAAGCGGGCTGATCGACTTCTATTTCGCGTGCACCGACATCCGCGCCTACGACCTCGCGATCATGCACACCGCCTGGGCGTTCGATGCACGCGGCGAAGCGTATGACGCGGCGGTCGGCACCGCGCTGATCGCGGGCTATGCCGACCGCCACCGCCTATCCGACGCCGAGCGGGCGGCGCTGCCGATCCTGGCCCAGGGGGCGTGCCTGCGCTTCCTGGCGACGCGGGCGTGGGACTGGCTCAACACACCCGCCGATGCGCTGGTGACGCGCAAGGATCCGCTCGCCTATTGGCGGCGGTTCGAGGCGTATCGACAAGGATTGTTCGCGTGA